One window from the genome of Pseudomonas sp. L5B5 encodes:
- a CDS encoding metallophosphoesterase family protein, producing the protein MSLASSLEHELDRVKAQVEGLVARFDLAWKKLRNQLEPKELQAILDLIQRAHDQAQYAIAHGELPPGQAPVPWELAHGMSVLHLGAAQPLPQSVDQLATQVLKDGSLLGCRKWELLDLKWSEALVAWIENLRDHATFGTTPALVEMADEVLLDLAGDWGTGYFETQSAAQRVADLITQDRPDISIHLGDVYYAGTDSDEKNNLASWAMGSQASFSLNSNHEMYSGAHGYFDEIHTLFPDQQDTSYFALFNSHWLVIGLDTAYASDEMQLYMDGNLNAVQEQWLTDLMASHGQGRQIILLSHHQGLDITGQTATALYSQVCKALGNRAPDYWYWGHLHNGIFYAPRTDPQGMGVMNGRCVGHGAIPYGDASELDGAPGVLWSETQKAGDANYPLRVLNGYARVKLQGAQITEQFVSEKGTVRWPLV; encoded by the coding sequence ATGTCACTGGCAAGCAGTCTGGAACATGAACTGGACCGGGTGAAAGCCCAGGTCGAGGGCCTGGTCGCGCGGTTCGACCTGGCCTGGAAGAAACTGCGCAACCAACTCGAACCCAAGGAGCTGCAAGCCATCCTCGACCTGATCCAGCGTGCCCACGACCAGGCGCAATACGCCATTGCCCACGGCGAGCTGCCTCCCGGGCAGGCGCCCGTACCCTGGGAGCTGGCCCATGGCATGTCGGTGCTGCACCTGGGCGCGGCCCAGCCCCTGCCGCAATCGGTGGACCAGCTGGCGACCCAGGTGCTCAAGGATGGCAGCCTGCTGGGCTGTCGCAAGTGGGAACTGCTGGACCTGAAGTGGAGCGAAGCCCTGGTGGCCTGGATCGAGAACCTGCGTGATCACGCCACCTTTGGTACTACGCCGGCGCTGGTCGAGATGGCCGATGAGGTTCTGCTGGACCTGGCCGGGGATTGGGGCACCGGCTACTTCGAAACCCAGTCGGCGGCGCAGCGGGTGGCCGACCTGATCACCCAGGATCGGCCCGACATCAGCATCCACCTGGGGGACGTGTACTACGCCGGCACCGACAGTGACGAAAAGAACAACCTGGCGTCCTGGGCGATGGGCAGCCAGGCCTCCTTCAGCCTCAACTCCAACCATGAGATGTACAGCGGCGCCCATGGTTACTTCGATGAAATCCACACCCTGTTCCCGGACCAGCAGGACACCAGCTATTTCGCCCTGTTCAACAGCCACTGGTTGGTCATCGGCCTGGACACCGCCTACGCCTCCGATGAAATGCAGCTGTACATGGACGGCAACCTCAATGCCGTCCAGGAGCAATGGCTCACGGACTTGATGGCCAGCCATGGCCAGGGGCGGCAGATTATCCTGCTCAGCCATCACCAGGGCCTGGACATCACCGGCCAGACCGCGACCGCGCTGTACAGCCAGGTGTGCAAGGCCTTGGGTAACCGCGCGCCGGACTACTGGTACTGGGGGCACCTGCACAACGGTATTTTCTACGCACCCAGGACCGACCCCCAGGGCATGGGGGTGATGAATGGCCGCTGTGTCGGCCACGGGGCGATTCCCTATGGCGATGCCAGCGAGCTGGATGGCGCGCCCGGGGTGTTGTGGTCGGAAACCCAGAAAGCCGGCGATGCCAACTACCCGCTGCGGGTGCTCAATGGTTATGCCCGGGTGAAACTGCAGGGAGCGCAGATCACCGAGCAGTTCGTCAGCGAGAAGGGCACGGTGCGCTGGCCCCTGGTCTGA
- the gbcA gene encoding glycine-betaine demethylase subunit GbcA: MDVTTLSLGDPLEPARKATAQMLQERERTFSLPQPFYCDQRLFDIDMQEIFHKEWLIAGMTSEIPAKGNFITLQIGKNPIIVIRGADGVVHAFHNVCRHRGSRLCTSDKGKVAKLVCPYHQWTYEVDGRLLFAGTEMGADFDMKQYSLKPVQVKTAGGYIFISLAENPPAIDDFLATLAHYMEPYDMENTKVAITTTLMEKANWKLVLENNRECYHCNASHPELLKTLLEWDDVTDPRADQAFKDHVAASAAAWEAEKIPYAHASFGLRNRIVRMPLLKGTVSMTLDGKQGCKKLMGRIKNPDLGSMRILHLPHSWNHCMGDHIIVFTVWPISAQETMVTTKWLVHKDAVEGVDYDVERMRQVWDATNDQDRRLAEENQRGINSTAYQPGPYSKTYEFGVVNFIDWYSERLLNNLGAEPAPYLKGVPVTG; encoded by the coding sequence ATGGACGTCACTACCCTGAGCCTGGGCGATCCACTGGAACCCGCACGCAAGGCCACCGCGCAGATGCTGCAGGAACGCGAGCGGACCTTCTCGCTGCCGCAACCCTTCTACTGCGATCAACGGCTGTTCGATATCGACATGCAGGAGATCTTCCACAAGGAGTGGCTGATCGCCGGCATGACCTCGGAGATTCCCGCCAAGGGCAACTTCATTACCCTGCAGATTGGCAAGAACCCGATCATCGTCATCCGTGGCGCCGACGGCGTGGTCCATGCCTTCCACAACGTCTGCCGGCACCGCGGCTCACGGTTGTGCACCAGCGACAAGGGCAAGGTGGCCAAGCTGGTCTGCCCCTACCACCAGTGGACCTACGAAGTGGATGGTCGCCTGCTGTTCGCCGGCACCGAGATGGGTGCCGACTTCGACATGAAGCAGTACAGCCTCAAGCCGGTGCAGGTGAAGACCGCCGGCGGCTACATCTTCATCTCGCTGGCCGAGAACCCGCCGGCCATCGATGACTTCCTGGCGACCCTGGCCCACTACATGGAGCCCTACGACATGGAGAACACCAAGGTGGCGATTACCACCACCTTGATGGAGAAGGCCAACTGGAAGCTGGTGCTGGAAAACAACCGCGAGTGCTACCACTGCAATGCCTCGCACCCGGAACTGCTGAAAACCCTGCTGGAGTGGGACGACGTCACCGACCCACGGGCCGACCAGGCCTTCAAGGATCACGTGGCCGCCTCCGCCGCCGCCTGGGAAGCCGAGAAGATCCCCTACGCCCACGCCAGCTTCGGCCTGCGCAACCGCATCGTGCGCATGCCACTGCTCAAGGGCACCGTGTCCATGACCCTGGACGGCAAGCAGGGCTGCAAGAAACTCATGGGCCGGATCAAGAACCCGGACCTGGGCTCGATGCGCATCCTGCACCTGCCCCATTCGTGGAACCACTGCATGGGCGATCACATCATCGTGTTCACCGTGTGGCCGATCAGTGCCCAGGAAACCATGGTCACCACCAAGTGGCTGGTGCACAAGGATGCCGTGGAAGGCGTGGACTACGACGTGGAGCGCATGCGCCAGGTGTGGGACGCCACCAACGACCAGGACCGGCGCCTGGCCGAAGAGAACCAGCGCGGCATCAACTCCACCGCCTACCAGCCAGGGCCTTACTCCAAGACCTACGAGTTCGGCGTGGTCAACTTCATCGACTGGTACAGCGAGCGCCTGCTCAACAACCTCGGCGCGGAACCGGCGCCCTACCTCAAGGGCGTGCCGGTCACCGGCTGA
- the gbcB gene encoding glycine-betaine demethylase subunit GbcB, whose protein sequence is MSNTFLNPVTTQTWANGRHIVRCVKVIQETWDVRTFCFMADQPIMFFFKPGQFVTLELEIEGLPVMRSYTISSSPSVPYSFSVTIKRVPGGKVSNHLHDTLHEGQELAVHGPVGLFNAIDFPNPKILYLSGGVGITPVMSMARWFYDTNANVDMVFIHSARSPKDIIYHRELEHMASRIDNFSLHLICERHGLGEPWAGYRGYLNHKMLELMAPDFLEREVFCCGPTPYMHAVKRLLEAAGFDMARYHEESFGATPADARADAVEQAEQAAEAPEVDAADLHQVEFTASGKSIRVAPGETVHAAAAKLGLLIPKACGMGICGTCKVLKLGGEVEMEHNGGITEEDEAEGYILSCCSVPKGDVRVEF, encoded by the coding sequence ATGTCCAACACCTTCCTCAACCCGGTAACCACCCAGACCTGGGCCAATGGTCGTCACATCGTCCGTTGCGTCAAAGTCATCCAGGAAACCTGGGACGTGCGGACCTTCTGCTTCATGGCCGACCAGCCGATCATGTTCTTCTTCAAGCCAGGGCAGTTCGTCACCCTGGAGCTGGAGATCGAGGGCCTGCCGGTGATGCGTTCCTACACCATTTCCAGCTCGCCATCGGTGCCCTACAGCTTTTCGGTGACCATCAAGCGCGTGCCGGGCGGCAAGGTCTCCAACCACCTGCACGACACCCTGCACGAGGGCCAGGAGTTGGCGGTGCACGGGCCGGTGGGGCTGTTCAACGCCATCGACTTCCCCAATCCGAAGATCCTCTACCTCAGCGGCGGGGTCGGCATCACTCCGGTGATGTCCATGGCGCGCTGGTTCTACGACACCAATGCCAATGTCGACATGGTGTTCATCCACAGCGCCCGTTCGCCCAAGGACATCATCTACCACCGCGAGCTGGAGCATATGGCGTCGCGGATCGACAACTTCAGCCTGCACCTGATCTGCGAGCGCCACGGCCTGGGCGAGCCCTGGGCCGGTTATCGCGGCTACCTGAACCACAAGATGCTGGAGCTGATGGCGCCGGACTTCCTCGAACGGGAAGTCTTCTGCTGTGGCCCGACGCCCTACATGCATGCCGTCAAGCGCCTGCTGGAGGCTGCCGGCTTCGACATGGCCCGCTACCACGAGGAGTCGTTCGGCGCGACCCCGGCCGACGCCCGGGCGGATGCGGTGGAACAGGCCGAGCAGGCCGCCGAGGCCCCGGAAGTGGATGCCGCCGACCTGCACCAGGTGGAATTCACGGCGTCGGGCAAGAGCATCCGCGTGGCCCCCGGGGAGACCGTGCATGCGGCGGCGGCCAAGCTCGGCCTGTTGATTCCCAAGGCCTGCGGCATGGGCATCTGCGGCACCTGCAAGGTGCTCAAGCTGGGCGGCGAGGTGGAGATGGAGCACAACGGCGGGATCACCGAGGAAGACGAAGCCGAAGGCTACATCCTGTCCTGCTGCAGCGTGCCCAAGGGCGATGTGCGCGTGGAGTTCTGA
- a CDS encoding nitrilase-related carbon-nitrogen hydrolase, whose translation MNTPSTLKVACQQLAPRIGELDYNLELGATAIRQAAAQGAQVVVLPELVQSGYLFRDRQEALALSETLDGPTLNLWKALAEELQVVIVGGFCERLEQGQVANSAALVEPEGAVTLYRKAHLWDRENLIFTPGNEPPPVVATRFGPIAVMICYDLEFPEWVRLPALAGAALLCAPVNWPNGPRPAGERPAEMVRVQANAAVNRMFIAACDRCGEERGVDWVGGSIIVDADGYPLVGRERHTGAQLLLAELDLGQAWHKSISEHNHVHLDRRPALY comes from the coding sequence ATGAATACCCCAAGCACCTTGAAAGTGGCCTGCCAGCAACTGGCGCCACGCATCGGCGAACTGGACTACAACCTTGAGCTCGGCGCCACGGCGATCCGCCAGGCCGCGGCCCAGGGCGCCCAGGTGGTGGTGCTGCCGGAGCTGGTGCAGAGCGGCTACCTGTTCCGTGACCGGCAGGAGGCCCTGGCCCTTTCGGAGACCCTGGACGGCCCGACCCTGAACCTGTGGAAGGCGTTGGCCGAAGAGCTGCAGGTGGTGATCGTCGGTGGCTTCTGCGAGCGCCTGGAGCAAGGCCAGGTGGCCAACAGCGCGGCCCTGGTCGAGCCTGAAGGGGCCGTCACCCTGTACCGCAAGGCCCACCTGTGGGATCGCGAGAACCTGATCTTCACGCCGGGCAACGAGCCGCCGCCGGTGGTGGCCACGCGCTTCGGGCCAATCGCCGTGATGATCTGCTACGACCTGGAGTTTCCCGAGTGGGTGCGCCTGCCGGCCCTGGCCGGCGCCGCGCTGCTGTGCGCGCCGGTGAACTGGCCCAACGGACCACGCCCCGCCGGGGAGCGCCCGGCGGAGATGGTCCGGGTGCAGGCCAATGCGGCGGTCAATCGCATGTTCATCGCCGCCTGCGACCGCTGCGGCGAGGAACGCGGCGTGGACTGGGTCGGCGGCTCGATCATCGTCGACGCCGACGGTTATCCGCTGGTCGGCCGCGAGCGGCACACCGGCGCACAGCTGCTGCTGGCGGAGCTGGACCTGGGCCAGGCCTGGCACAAGTCCATCAGTGAACATAACCATGTGCATCTGGACCGGCGGCCGGCGTTGTATTGA
- a CDS encoding purine-cytosine permease family protein, giving the protein MTSPSCVTAKAPPATLKIETRSIDYVPRNERHGKVWHQGPFWFTGNFVLTTMVTGFTGAALGLALQYAILAIVIGVCLGTFCMAFHANQGPRMGLPQMIQSRAQFGLRGAIVPFTAVVFVYIGFNVFNVILATDAINTVIPGARAPWYSLMIAIAVLIAVVGHDLLHSVQRWLTYVMISVFAVLTVSALMTLQADSAVADAHFSWSAFLIQLSAAAGYQISYSVYVSDYSRYLPHQTPSRQVIFWTYLGAAGSALWLMSLGAFLASALPSPDAIASVREVGNRLIPGFGTFTVLIAVPALVGIMAVNCYGAMLTGISAIDGFKSIKPDLKSRVAGILLVAAVIFLIALNIPESYLGSFNTFVLLMLYFLVPWTAVNLVDFYLVRKGHYAISDIFNPAGIYGRWSAAGLTAYCLGLLAMVPFMSLSFYQGPLSLALGGADIAFVIGLAVAGLVYRALTRNLDLAAEQRAIQASERTLEGAAR; this is encoded by the coding sequence ATGACGAGTCCCTCCTGCGTCACCGCAAAAGCCCCGCCTGCGACCCTCAAGATCGAAACCCGCTCCATCGACTACGTGCCGCGCAATGAGCGCCACGGCAAGGTCTGGCACCAGGGTCCGTTCTGGTTCACCGGCAATTTCGTCCTCACCACCATGGTCACCGGCTTCACCGGCGCGGCCCTGGGCCTGGCCCTGCAATACGCGATCCTCGCCATCGTCATCGGCGTCTGCCTGGGTACCTTCTGCATGGCCTTCCATGCCAACCAGGGCCCGCGCATGGGCCTGCCGCAGATGATCCAGTCCCGCGCCCAGTTCGGCCTGCGCGGCGCCATCGTGCCCTTCACCGCCGTGGTGTTCGTCTACATCGGCTTCAACGTGTTCAACGTGATCCTGGCCACCGACGCCATCAACACCGTGATCCCTGGCGCACGAGCGCCCTGGTACTCGCTGATGATCGCCATCGCGGTGCTGATCGCGGTGGTCGGCCACGACCTGCTGCACAGCGTGCAGCGCTGGCTGACCTACGTGATGATCAGCGTGTTCGCGGTGCTCACCGTCAGCGCCCTGATGACCCTGCAAGCCGACTCGGCGGTGGCCGATGCGCACTTCTCCTGGTCGGCGTTCCTGATCCAGCTGTCGGCCGCCGCCGGCTACCAGATCAGCTACTCGGTGTACGTCTCCGACTACTCGCGCTACCTGCCGCACCAGACGCCGTCGCGCCAGGTGATTTTCTGGACCTACCTGGGCGCCGCCGGCTCGGCCCTGTGGCTGATGTCCCTGGGCGCCTTCCTGGCCTCGGCCCTACCCTCGCCGGACGCCATCGCCAGCGTGCGTGAAGTGGGCAACCGGCTGATCCCGGGCTTCGGCACCTTCACCGTGCTGATCGCGGTGCCGGCGCTGGTGGGCATCATGGCGGTCAACTGCTACGGCGCCATGCTCACCGGCATCAGCGCCATCGACGGCTTCAAGTCGATCAAGCCCGACCTCAAGAGCCGGGTCGCCGGAATCCTGCTGGTGGCGGCGGTGATCTTCCTGATCGCCCTGAACATTCCCGAGAGCTACCTGGGCAGCTTCAACACCTTCGTGCTGCTGATGCTGTATTTCCTGGTGCCCTGGACCGCCGTGAACCTGGTGGACTTCTACCTGGTACGCAAAGGCCACTACGCCATCAGCGACATTTTCAACCCCGCCGGCATCTACGGCCGCTGGTCCGCCGCCGGGCTGACCGCGTACTGCCTCGGCCTGCTGGCGATGGTGCCGTTCATGTCGCTGAGCTTCTACCAGGGCCCGCTGTCCCTGGCCCTGGGCGGCGCCGACATCGCCTTCGTGATCGGCCTGGCGGTGGCCGGGCTGGTCTACCGGGCCCTGACCCGCAACCTGGACCTGGCGGCGGAGCAACGCGCCATCCAGGCCAGTGAACGCACCCTGGAGGGCGCTGCCCGATGA
- a CDS encoding low specificity L-threonine aldolase, translated as MTDKSQQFASDNYSGICPEAWAAMEQANHGHDRAYGDDQWTARASDHFRKLFETDCEVFFAFNGTAANSLALSSLCQSYHSVICSETAHVETDECGAPEFFSNGSKLLIAGTENGKITPASIREVALKRQDIHYPKPRVVTLTQATEVGSVYTPQEVRAISDTCKELGLNLHMDGARFSNACAFLGCTPADLTWKAGVDVLCFGGTKNGMAVGEAILFFNHKLAEDFDYRCKQAGQLASKMRFLSAPWVGILENDAWLKYARHANHCAQLLAKLVEDIPGVELMFPVQANGVFLQLSEPAIAALTARGWRFYTFIGKGGARFMCSWDTEEERVRELAADIRTVMSA; from the coding sequence ATGACCGACAAGAGCCAACAATTCGCCAGCGACAACTACTCCGGTATCTGCCCCGAGGCCTGGGCCGCCATGGAACAGGCCAACCACGGCCACGACCGCGCCTACGGCGACGACCAGTGGACGGCCCGCGCCTCGGATCACTTTCGCAAACTGTTCGAGACCGACTGCGAAGTGTTCTTCGCCTTCAACGGCACCGCCGCCAACTCCCTGGCCCTGTCGTCGCTGTGCCAGAGCTACCACAGCGTGATCTGCTCGGAAACCGCCCACGTCGAGACCGACGAATGCGGTGCCCCGGAATTCTTCTCCAACGGTTCCAAACTGCTGATCGCAGGCACCGAGAACGGCAAGATCACCCCGGCCTCGATCCGCGAAGTAGCCCTCAAGCGCCAGGACATCCACTACCCCAAGCCCCGGGTCGTCACCCTGACCCAGGCCACGGAAGTCGGCAGCGTCTACACCCCGCAAGAAGTGCGCGCCATCAGCGACACCTGCAAGGAACTGGGGCTGAACCTGCACATGGACGGCGCCCGCTTCTCCAACGCCTGCGCCTTCCTGGGCTGTACCCCAGCCGACCTGACCTGGAAAGCCGGGGTCGACGTGCTGTGCTTTGGCGGCACCAAGAACGGCATGGCGGTGGGCGAGGCGATCCTGTTCTTCAACCACAAGCTGGCCGAAGACTTCGACTACCGTTGCAAGCAGGCCGGCCAACTGGCCTCGAAGATGCGCTTCCTGTCGGCGCCCTGGGTCGGCATCCTGGAAAACGACGCCTGGCTCAAGTACGCCCGCCACGCCAACCACTGCGCCCAACTGCTGGCCAAGCTGGTGGAAGACATCCCCGGCGTGGAGCTGATGTTCCCGGTGCAGGCCAACGGCGTGTTCCTGCAACTTTCGGAACCGGCCATCGCGGCGCTGACCGCCCGCGGCTGGCGCTTCTACACCTTCATCGGCAAGGGTGGCGCGCGCTTCATGTGCTCCTGGGACACCGAGGAAGAGCGCGTGCGCGAACTGGCAGCGGACATTCGCACCGTGATGAGCGCCTGA
- a CDS encoding TraX family protein — MRDSILTDGRRSRDGALDALKWLALLSMVLDHLRYVGLELDWLYVPGRLAFPWFCLAMAVNLQRAGPERRPGQWRYLGWLLAFSGLSEIPYRLFIPDPDTLNVLPTLVLGLLVVRGWQRRGALDLVLGVVALGLAVGFSRWLMFGAFGVLLPLALLLVLRRPWYFGVLPGVVCLAGNQWEVLFAAVRLGNPLASWGIGACLLAPGLGLLLLSGMRGWRVPAMRRWAYLLYPGHFLLLLGVRQVLEGVAP, encoded by the coding sequence ATGCGTGACTCGATATTGACGGACGGCCGCCGGTCGCGCGATGGCGCCCTGGATGCGCTGAAATGGCTGGCCCTGCTGAGCATGGTCCTGGATCACCTGCGCTACGTGGGCCTGGAGCTGGACTGGCTGTATGTGCCCGGGCGCCTGGCGTTTCCCTGGTTCTGCCTGGCGATGGCGGTCAATCTCCAACGCGCCGGGCCCGAGCGGCGGCCGGGGCAATGGCGTTACCTGGGTTGGTTGCTGGCCTTCAGCGGGCTGAGTGAAATTCCCTATCGGTTGTTCATTCCCGACCCGGACACCTTGAACGTGTTGCCGACCCTGGTGCTGGGGTTGCTGGTGGTGCGGGGTTGGCAGCGGCGCGGCGCCCTTGACCTGGTTTTGGGAGTGGTGGCCCTGGGGCTGGCGGTGGGGTTCTCGCGGTGGCTGATGTTCGGTGCATTCGGGGTGCTGCTGCCGTTGGCCTTGCTGCTGGTGCTGCGCAGGCCCTGGTACTTCGGTGTGCTGCCGGGGGTGGTGTGCCTGGCGGGCAATCAGTGGGAGGTGCTGTTTGCGGCGGTGCGCCTGGGCAATCCGCTGGCCAGCTGGGGGATTGGCGCTTGCCTGCTGGCGCCGGGGCTGGGGTTGCTGCTGTTGAGTGGGATGCGGGGTTGGCGGGTGCCGGCGATGCGGCGGTGGGCCTATTTGTTGTATCCGGGGCATTTTTTGTTGTTGTTGGGGGTGAGGCAGGTGTTGGAGGGCGTTGCGCCATGA
- a CDS encoding serine hydroxymethyltransferase, which translates to MFSKQDQIQGYDDALLAAINAEEQRQEDHIELIASENYTSKRVMQAQGSGLTNKYAEGYPGKRYYGGCEHVDKVEALAIERAKQLFGADYANVQPHSGSSANSAVYLALLQAGDTILGMSLAHGGHLTHGAKVSSSGKLYNAVQYGIDTNTGLIDYDEVERLAVEHQPKMIVAGFSAYSKTLDFPRFRQIADKVGALLFVDMAHVAGLVAAGLYPNPIPFADVVTTTTHKTLRGPRGGLILAKANEEIEKKLNAAVFPGAQGGPLMHVIAAKAVCFKEALEPGFKAYQKQVIDNAQAMAGVFIKRGYDVVSGGTDNHLFLVSLIRQGLTGKDADAALGRAHITVNKNAVPNDPQSPFVTSGLRIGTPAVTTRGFKVAQCTELAGWICDILDHLGDADVEANVARQVTTLCADFPVYR; encoded by the coding sequence ATGTTCAGCAAGCAAGACCAGATCCAGGGTTACGACGATGCACTGCTGGCGGCCATCAATGCCGAGGAGCAACGCCAGGAAGATCACATCGAGCTGATTGCGTCGGAGAACTACACCAGCAAGCGGGTGATGCAGGCCCAGGGCAGCGGGCTGACCAACAAGTACGCCGAGGGTTATCCGGGCAAGCGCTACTACGGTGGTTGTGAGCATGTGGACAAGGTCGAGGCCCTGGCCATCGAGCGGGCCAAGCAACTGTTCGGCGCCGACTATGCCAACGTCCAGCCGCACTCCGGTTCGTCGGCCAACAGCGCGGTGTACCTGGCCTTGTTGCAGGCTGGCGACACCATCCTCGGCATGAGCCTGGCCCACGGCGGCCACCTGACCCACGGCGCCAAGGTGTCGTCCTCGGGCAAGCTGTACAACGCGGTGCAATACGGGATCGACACCAACACCGGGCTGATCGACTACGACGAGGTCGAGCGCCTGGCCGTGGAGCACCAGCCGAAGATGATCGTCGCCGGCTTCTCCGCCTACTCCAAGACCCTGGACTTCCCGCGCTTCCGGCAGATCGCCGACAAGGTCGGGGCGCTGCTGTTCGTCGACATGGCCCACGTCGCCGGGCTGGTGGCGGCCGGCCTGTACCCCAACCCGATCCCGTTCGCCGACGTGGTCACCACCACCACCCACAAGACCCTGCGCGGTCCCCGTGGCGGGCTGATCCTGGCCAAGGCCAACGAGGAGATCGAGAAGAAGCTCAACGCCGCGGTGTTCCCCGGCGCCCAGGGCGGTCCGCTGATGCATGTGATCGCCGCCAAGGCGGTGTGCTTCAAAGAGGCCCTGGAGCCTGGCTTCAAGGCCTACCAGAAGCAGGTGATCGACAACGCCCAGGCCATGGCCGGCGTGTTTATCAAGCGTGGCTACGATGTAGTGTCCGGCGGCACCGATAACCATCTGTTCCTGGTCAGCCTGATCCGCCAGGGCCTGACCGGCAAGGATGCCGATGCCGCCCTGGGCCGCGCCCATATCACCGTGAACAAGAACGCCGTGCCCAATGACCCGCAGTCGCCGTTCGTCACCTCCGGCCTGCGCATCGGTACCCCGGCGGTCACCACCCGTGGCTTCAAGGTCGCCCAGTGCACCGAGCTGGCGGGCTGGATCTGCGACATCCTCGATCACCTCGGCGACGCCGATGTCGAGGCCAATGTCGCGCGCCAGGTGACGACCCTGTGTGCTGATTTCCCGGTCTACCGCTGA
- a CDS encoding sarcosine oxidase subunit beta family protein translates to MQRYSGFGLFKHSLSHHENWQRMWRTPTPKKVYDVVIVGGGGHGLATAYYLAKEHGITNVAVVEKGWLGGGNTARNTTIVRSNYLWDESAQLYEHAMKLWEGLSQDLNYNVMFSQRGVYNLCHTLQDIRDSERRVSANRLNGIDGELLNTQQVADEIPYLDCSKNTRYPVLGATVQRRGGVARHDAVAWGFARAADALGVDLIQQTEVIGFRKENGVCIGVETNKGFIGAKRVGVVTAGNSGHMAKLAGFRLPIESHPLQALVSEPIKPIIDSVIMSNAVHGYISQSDKGDLVIGAGIDGWVGYGQRGSYPVIEHTIQAIVEMFPVLSRVRMNRQWGGIVDTSPDACPIISKTPVPNMFFNCGWGTGGFKATPGSGNVFAASLAKGEMHPLAAPFSIDRFHNGALIDEHGAAAVAH, encoded by the coding sequence ATGCAACGCTACTCGGGCTTCGGCCTCTTCAAGCACTCTCTCAGCCACCACGAAAACTGGCAGCGCATGTGGCGCACGCCCACGCCGAAGAAGGTCTACGACGTGGTCATCGTCGGCGGTGGCGGCCATGGCCTGGCCACGGCCTACTACCTGGCCAAGGAACACGGCATCACCAACGTCGCGGTGGTGGAGAAGGGCTGGCTGGGCGGCGGCAACACCGCGCGCAACACCACCATCGTGCGTTCCAACTACCTGTGGGACGAGTCGGCGCAGCTCTACGAACATGCGATGAAACTCTGGGAAGGCCTGTCCCAGGACTTGAACTACAACGTGATGTTTTCCCAGCGCGGGGTCTACAACCTGTGCCACACCCTGCAGGACATCCGTGATTCCGAGCGCCGGGTCAGCGCCAACCGCCTCAACGGCATCGATGGCGAACTGCTCAACACCCAGCAGGTGGCGGACGAGATCCCCTACCTGGACTGCTCGAAGAACACCCGCTACCCGGTGCTTGGCGCCACGGTGCAGCGCCGCGGCGGCGTGGCCCGTCACGACGCCGTGGCCTGGGGTTTTGCCCGGGCCGCCGACGCCCTGGGCGTGGACCTGATCCAGCAGACCGAAGTCATCGGCTTTCGCAAGGAAAACGGCGTGTGCATCGGCGTCGAGACCAACAAGGGCTTCATCGGCGCCAAGCGCGTCGGGGTGGTCACCGCTGGCAACTCCGGGCACATGGCCAAGCTGGCGGGCTTCCGCCTGCCGATCGAGTCGCATCCATTGCAGGCCCTGGTGTCGGAACCGATCAAGCCGATCATCGACAGCGTGATCATGTCCAACGCAGTGCACGGCTACATCAGCCAGTCCGACAAGGGCGACCTGGTGATCGGTGCGGGCATCGACGGTTGGGTCGGTTATGGCCAGCGCGGTTCCTATCCGGTGATCGAGCACACCATCCAGGCCATCGTCGAGATGTTCCCGGTGCTCTCCCGGGTACGCATGAACCGCCAGTGGGGCGGCATCGTCGATACCAGCCCGGACGCCTGCCCGATCATTTCCAAGACCCCGGTGCCGAACATGTTCTTCAACTGCGGCTGGGGTACTGGCGGCTTCAAGGCCACGCCGGGCTCGGGCAACGTGTTTGCCGCCAGCCTGGCCAAGGGCGAGATGCATCCGCTGGCCGCGCCGTTCTCCATCGATCGTTTCCACAACGGCGCCCTCATTGACGAACATGGCGCTGCGGCCGTCGCCCACTAA
- a CDS encoding sarcosine oxidase subunit delta, which produces MLHIFCPHCGELRSEEEFHSSGQAHIPRPLDPGACTDEQWGDYLFFRDNPRGLHHELWIHAAGCRQYFNATRDTVTYEILETYKIGTPPQFTAKAAGEKV; this is translated from the coding sequence ATGTTGCATATCTTCTGCCCTCACTGCGGCGAACTGCGCTCCGAAGAGGAATTCCATTCGTCCGGCCAGGCCCATATCCCACGGCCGCTGGACCCCGGTGCCTGCACCGACGAGCAGTGGGGCGACTACCTGTTCTTCCGTGACAACCCCCGTGGCCTGCACCACGAACTGTGGATCCACGCCGCCGGTTGCCGCCAGTACTTCAACGCCACCCGCGACACCGTGACCTACGAAATCCTCGAGACCTACAAGATCGGCACCCCGCCGCAATTCACCGCCAAGGCTGCTGGAGAGAAGGTATGA